A single genomic interval of Asterias amurensis chromosome 1, ASM3211899v1 harbors:
- the LOC139939467 gene encoding uncharacterized protein isoform X1: MKCVLSNTRHLLGTTCFKLTATLLKQILNTLGANERGIMGGSASACLRKSRRGKYRVNEPHGPVGRNGVFATFSDFGVKDDAFYLGYRRNFEDDTQVIREDIDSQQKELMKEVFADVSGETEKNLRREDGHIHELMPQGVDEVDTNHPDLPQGVTCVTCAATMMEIDQSKNKTAQEKDESGAAGTDEQNEDAKGATPDGSESSENKEKSDGDENQPGLGKGSTEENSASGDKLSRGTRRRRRYKALSNVPPALLRNDVY, encoded by the exons ATGAAATGCGTTCTATCAAACACTCGACATTTACTGGGGACGACTTGTTTCAAGTTAACTGCCACTCtcttaaaacaaatcttaaatacTTTAGGAGCAAACGAACGAGGAATAATGGGTGGTAGTGCTAGTGCGTGTTTACGTAAGTCAAGACGGGGGAAGTACAGGGTCAACGAGCCGCATGGCCCCGTAGGGAGAAACGGTGTCTTCGCAACCTTCTCCGACTTTGGGGTGAAGGATGATGCCTTCTATCTTGGCTACAGGAGGAACTTCGAGGATGACACTCAAGTCATACGAGAAGACATTGACTCTCAGCAGAAGGAGTTGATGAAAGAGGTCTTCGCTGATGTGAGCGGAGAAACGGAGAAGAATTTGAGAAGAGAGGATGGCCATATTCATGAGCTAATGCCTCAAGGGGTCGACGAGGTTGACACTAATCATCCTGATCTTCCCCAGGGGGTGACTTGTGTCACGTGTGCTGCAACTATGATGGAGATTGACCAATCAAAG AACAAAACTGCACAAGAGAAGGACGAGAGCGGAGCAGCAGGTACCGATGAGCAAAACGAGGATGCGAAGGGGGCAACTCCAGACGGATCGGAATCGAGTGAAAATAAGGAGAAATCAGACGGAGATGAAAACCAACCTGGTCTAGGGAAAG GGTCAACCGAAGAGAATTCTGCATCCGGTGACAAACTATCACGTGGTACAAGAAG AAGACGTCGATACAAAGCCCTGAGCAACGTCCCACCAGCCTTGCTGAGAAATGATGTTTATTAA
- the LOC139939467 gene encoding uncharacterized protein isoform X2 gives MKCVLSNTRHLLGTTCFKLTATLLKQILNTLGANERGIMGGSASACLRKSRRGKYRVNEPHGPVGRNGVFATFSDFGVKDDAFYLGYRRNFEDDTQVIREDIDSQQKELMKEVFADVSGETEKNLRREDGHIHELMPQGVDEVDTNHPDLPQGVTCVTCAATMMEIDQSKNKTAQEKDESGAAGTDEQNEDAKGATPDGSESSENKEKSDGDENQPGLGKGSTEENSASGDKLSRGTRRRRYKALSNVPPALLRNDVY, from the exons ATGAAATGCGTTCTATCAAACACTCGACATTTACTGGGGACGACTTGTTTCAAGTTAACTGCCACTCtcttaaaacaaatcttaaatacTTTAGGAGCAAACGAACGAGGAATAATGGGTGGTAGTGCTAGTGCGTGTTTACGTAAGTCAAGACGGGGGAAGTACAGGGTCAACGAGCCGCATGGCCCCGTAGGGAGAAACGGTGTCTTCGCAACCTTCTCCGACTTTGGGGTGAAGGATGATGCCTTCTATCTTGGCTACAGGAGGAACTTCGAGGATGACACTCAAGTCATACGAGAAGACATTGACTCTCAGCAGAAGGAGTTGATGAAAGAGGTCTTCGCTGATGTGAGCGGAGAAACGGAGAAGAATTTGAGAAGAGAGGATGGCCATATTCATGAGCTAATGCCTCAAGGGGTCGACGAGGTTGACACTAATCATCCTGATCTTCCCCAGGGGGTGACTTGTGTCACGTGTGCTGCAACTATGATGGAGATTGACCAATCAAAG AACAAAACTGCACAAGAGAAGGACGAGAGCGGAGCAGCAGGTACCGATGAGCAAAACGAGGATGCGAAGGGGGCAACTCCAGACGGATCGGAATCGAGTGAAAATAAGGAGAAATCAGACGGAGATGAAAACCAACCTGGTCTAGGGAAAG GGTCAACCGAAGAGAATTCTGCATCCGGTGACAAACTATCACGTGGTACAAGAAG ACGTCGATACAAAGCCCTGAGCAACGTCCCACCAGCCTTGCTGAGAAATGATGTTTATTAA
- the LOC139943320 gene encoding lysocardiolipin acyltransferase 1-like translates to MTSALGVCKGVIGTLSLIITAFFGSVFLMGPVLPLMFFSPSLFRWVTDYLMSMWLLLPVALMEIVFGVTVSMTGDTVAANEGSIIIMNHRTRLDWMFFWLVLHRQSNLRTEKIILKSDPKFMPGFGWAMQIACYIFLRRRWDTDKPWLSALLEYYGLLRYKGQFLIFPEGTNFDMKTKESSNKFAKKSNRPEYNYCLHPRTTGFVFLTQELRQKNLLDSLYDVTVTYPDTIPELGEFNFIFGSLPSKVGFHIRKHSNSSLPSTKENLESWCVERWQEKETALEAFYTGDKSRLLLPGCEGDGLPKACQESEGSRRMILYMALVSWMLFLVAVVWLLMNSSVAWCFLVIVPCFCTYQLVVNGGVESIIMSSCRRYYG, encoded by the exons ATGACGTCCGCACTAGGAGTCTGTAAGGGAGTGATCGGTACCCTGTCATTGATCATCACAGCGTTTTTCGGCTCAGTGTTTTTGATGGGACCGGTGCTGCCGCTCATGTTCTTCAGTCCGTCCCTATTCAGATGGGTCACAGATTACCTCATGAGTATGTGGTTACTTCTACCTGTG GCATTAATGG AAATAGTGTTTGGTGTAACAGTATCGATGACGGGCGACACAGTCGCTGCCAACGAGGGCAGTATAATCATCATGAATCACCGCACACGTCTTGATTGGATGTTCTTCTGGCTGGTCCTTCATCGTCAGAGCAATTTACGCACAGAGAAGATTATCTTGAAGAGTGATCCCAAGTTCATGCCTGGATTCG GATGGGCAATGCAGATTGCTTGTTACATCTTTCTAAGGCGACGATGGGATACGGACAAACCCTGGCTGTCGGCTCTCCTGGAGTACTATGGGCTTCTCCGCTACAAGGGACAGTTTCTTATATTCCCAGAAG GCACAAATTTTGACATGAAAACAAAGGAGAGTAGCAATAAATTTGCCAAGAAGAGTAACCGTCCGGAATATAATTATTGCTTACATCCAAGGACCACAGGATTTGTGTTTCTCACACAGGAACTTAGACAAA AAAATCTTCTCGACAGTCTATATGATGTGACAGTCACCTACCCAGACACGATACCCGAGCTCGGGGAGTTTAACTTTATCTTCGGCTCGCTGCCGTCCAAAGTAGGGTTCCACATCAGGAAACATTCCAACTCGTCCCTCCCATCCACAAAGGAAAATCTAGAGTCTTGGTGCGTCGAGAGATGGCAGGAGAAGGAAACGGCGCTGGAGGCGTTTTACACTGGGGACAAGAGTCGGTTGCTACTCCCCGGATGTGAAGGGGACGGATTGCCTAAAGCTTGCCAGGAGTCTGAGGGATCTAGACGAATGATTCTATACATGGCGCTGGTCTCCTGGATGCTGTTCTTAGTTGCTGTGGTGTGGCTTTTAATGAACTCCTCTGTAGCGTGGTGTTTCCTAGTCATCGttccttgtttctgcacgtacCAGCTTGTTGTAAACGGTGGAGTGGAAAGCATTATAATGTCGTCGTGTCGGAGATACTACgggtaa